In Elusimicrobiaceae bacterium, the DNA window GGACGTTGTCCTACTAAAGCATTTTCCACCGCTTGAGCCACACCGCCGGTGACGCCGTAATAACGAGCCTCGCCGGAGATTTTGGGGTCTAACGGGGTTTCTTCGCACTCGGCAGGATTAATGCCTCTGGCTTCTAATAAAGCACCCAATTCTTCATAGGTCATTACATAGTCCATGTTGGGGTCTTCCATTCCTTCCACCCGTTTGGAGACACAGGGACCTACGAAAACGGTGGTAAAGCCGTTTTGCTTTTCAATTTCGGCCGTATAAGAGCCGGGCGTACGGGTGTGAGAAACAAATTCTTTAATAGCAGGCAAATGTTTCTTAACGGCTTGTACCCAAGCAGCACAGCAGGAAGTGGTCATAAACTTAGCACCACCTTCCAAGCGTTCAATCAATTCGCGTGCTTCGTTTTCGGTGGTGATATCGGCCCCTTCGGCTACTTCGGTCACCTTATCAAAGCCGGCTTTTTGAATAGCCGTTTTCAGTTGGCCCAAAGTACAAGCAAATTGACCCACAATAGACGGGGCAATCATGGCACATACTTTGCGGTTGCTTTTGATGGAACTTAAAATATCAATTAATTGACTGCGTTCCATGATGGCGCCGAACGGACATGCACCCATACATTGGCCGCAAGAAATACATTTGTCAAAATCAATTTGAGCAAAACCGTCCGGTCCTTTTCTGATGGCATCTACGGGACAGGCTTGTTCGCACGGTACAGGCACATAAGTAATGGCATTATACGGACAAGAGGCTTTACATTGACCGCAGTTTTTGCATTTGTCGGGATCAATGCGGCTTTTACCGTTAACGACGGAAATCGCGCCGAATTTACAGGCAGTTTGGCAGCTGCGCGCCAAACAACCCTGACAGGCTTCCGTCACGATATGGCGTGCTTTTACGCATCCTTTACAAGCGATATCCAAAACGGTAAGCGGCTTTTCCGGAATATCTTTACGCAGGAGTGCTTGCTTGGCATATTCGTTTAAAGAGGTGGCCTCATCGTCTTGCTCAATGGCAAAACCCAAAGCGGCCAATGTACGAGCACGAAATACGG includes these proteins:
- a CDS encoding monomeric [FeFe] hydrogenase, with amino-acid sequence MSDNKALGFKRQALKKVIEAFDKGTLETGAYRIPHDVVPRNANLDVRCCVYKERAVFRARTLAALGFAIEQDDEATSLNEYAKQALLRKDIPEKPLTVLDIACKGCVKARHIVTEACQGCLARSCQTACKFGAISVVNGKSRIDPDKCKNCGQCKASCPYNAITYVPVPCEQACPVDAIRKGPDGFAQIDFDKCISCGQCMGACPFGAIMERSQLIDILSSIKSNRKVCAMIAPSIVGQFACTLGQLKTAIQKAGFDKVTEVAEGADITTENEARELIERLEGGAKFMTTSCCAAWVQAVKKHLPAIKEFVSHTRTPGSYTAEIEKQNGFTTVFVGPCVSKRVEGMEDPNMDYVMTYEELGALLEARGINPAECEETPLDPKISGEARYYGVTGGVAQAVENALVGQRPFKKMAINGLDKKAMLMLQAYAKGVGDFQLLEVMSCKGGCIGGPCTIATQAKVIKPIKDLVAESPKVKLAFGEEKKEENK